GCGGCGCCGGCCGGCGACCTGTTCGAGTCGTACCTCAAGCGCGACGCCGGCATCAAGGACTCGGGCAGCCTGCTGGGCGCCCACGGGGGGATGCTCGACCGGGTCGACGCGCTGCTCTGGGCAGCGCCTGCGACCTACTTCGTCGCCCTTGCGATCGGCCGGGCCTAGAGTTGCCCTCGTGACCGACCGCAAGCGCCGCTCGCTGAAGCTCCTGAACCCGTTCGCGCGCGTCGAGAAGCGGATGGCCGACGCGCGCCTGGCCGAGGCGATCGCCGTCGTCGAGTCGGGCGACCCGCAGCTGCACGACCGCGAGCCGGGCTGGTTCGGCGGCCCGCTGGAGGGCGACGTGCGCGCCCGCTACGTGGCCGTCGGCTACACGCCCGTGCCCGACCGCGGCCTGGACGCGGGGCGGGCCTACGTGGTCGACATCCGCACCGGGCACGTGATCTGGCAGCGGGCGATCGAGCGCCGGGCCGAGCTGCCCCGCAGCATCACCGCGCTCGGCGCCTGACCGCCGAGGCGGCAGACCCTCAATCGACGCCGCCTACACTGACCTCATGAGATCTCTGGCCGTCCTGGGCGCGACCGGCTCGATCGGGACGCAGGCGCTCGAAATCGTGGGCGCCAATCCCGGCCTGCGCGCGTGCGCGCTCGCGGCCGGCTCCGACCATGCCGGCCTCGTTGCTCTGGCCCGCGTGCACGGCGTCGAGCGGATCGCGCTCGTCGACCCGGTCGCGGCGGCCGCGGCCCGGGCGGACTTCGGCGGCGTTGTGCTCGAGGGTGCGGACGGCGTCGAGCAGCTCGTGGCCGACTCGGGCGCCGACGTCGTGCTGAACGCGATCGTCGGGGCGGCCGGCTTGCGCGCCACCCTGGCGACGCTGGCCGCGGGGGCCGACCTCGCCCTGGCCAACAAGGAGAGCCTGGTCGCGGGCGGCGAGCTGGTCATGGACGCGCTGCGCCGGAGCAGCCGCAGGATGCTGCCGGTCGACAGCGAGCACTCCGCGCTCGCCCAGTGCCTGGCGGGCGCCGCCGAGGGCTCGGTGTCCGGCCTCGTGATCACGGCGTCGGGCGGCCCGTTCCGCGGCCGCACGGCCGAGTCGCTGGCCGACGTGACCGTCGCCGACGCGCTCGCCCATCCCACCTGGAACATGGGCGCCAAGATCACGATCGACTCGGCGACGCTGATGAACAAGGGCCTCGAGGTGATAGAGGCGCATCACCTCTTCGGGCTGCCCTACCAGCGAATCGACGTGCTCGTCCATCCACAGTCGATCGTTCACGGCCTCATCACGCTGTGCGACGGAGCGCTCCTTGCTCACCTCGGCTGCCCGGACATGCGCGTCCCGATCGCCTACGCCCTGCACCACCCCTACCGCACCGAGCTCGACGTCAAGCGCCTCGACCTTGCCGCCGTCGGCGCACTGACCTTCGAGGAACCGG
Above is a genomic segment from Gaiellales bacterium containing:
- the dxr gene encoding 1-deoxy-D-xylulose-5-phosphate reductoisomerase; this encodes MRSLAVLGATGSIGTQALEIVGANPGLRACALAAGSDHAGLVALARVHGVERIALVDPVAAAAARADFGGVVLEGADGVEQLVADSGADVVLNAIVGAAGLRATLATLAAGADLALANKESLVAGGELVMDALRRSSRRMLPVDSEHSALAQCLAGAAEGSVSGLVITASGGPFRGRTAESLADVTVADALAHPTWNMGAKITIDSATLMNKGLEVIEAHHLFGLPYQRIDVLVHPQSIVHGLITLCDGALLAHLGCPDMRVPIAYALHHPYRTELDVKRLDLAAVGALTFEEPDLDAFPALRLAREAALAGGTAPCGLNAANEVAVAAFLAGRIEFTRIAEVIEEALDELGSQSAGEFDALFEAD